The following coding sequences lie in one Corynebacterium anserum genomic window:
- a CDS encoding LysR family transcriptional regulator has translation MKELQWFLDLVSTQNMVDSSVNLGVSQSALSRRLAALESEVGAPLFDRNGRHLALNECGKALARRAQDATNVWQRGVEEVHRLMDPERGTVRLDFMHSLGTWMVPDLVRAYREKHPYVTFQLVQGAAQTLIDHVLAGEADVALVGPKPAAFVDSGELGWKQLATQRLALAVPSTHEWAGRDSVSIAEACDEDFVAMLPGYGTRMLLDELTARAGFRPKLVFESMELTTLAGLVSAGLGVAVLPLGDRNIVIPGMELIPLKEKRERELGMVWRRKVSPALAAEAFREFVSQRPEIRLQEGYPTCGTRRPRHQ, from the coding sequence ATGAAAGAGCTTCAGTGGTTCCTCGACCTAGTGAGCACCCAGAACATGGTGGATTCCTCCGTCAACTTGGGAGTCAGCCAATCTGCGCTATCGCGGCGCTTAGCGGCTTTAGAGTCTGAGGTCGGAGCACCGCTTTTCGACCGTAACGGCCGTCACTTAGCTCTTAACGAATGTGGAAAGGCCTTGGCTCGCCGGGCGCAGGATGCCACCAATGTGTGGCAGCGTGGTGTGGAGGAAGTGCACCGCCTCATGGACCCGGAAAGGGGTACCGTGCGCCTTGATTTCATGCACTCATTGGGTACGTGGATGGTTCCTGATCTGGTGCGGGCGTATCGCGAAAAGCATCCATACGTGACTTTTCAGTTGGTACAGGGGGCGGCGCAAACGCTTATTGATCATGTGTTGGCCGGGGAGGCGGATGTTGCTCTGGTGGGACCAAAGCCTGCCGCTTTCGTCGACTCGGGTGAGTTGGGGTGGAAGCAATTGGCGACGCAACGCTTAGCTCTCGCCGTGCCTTCTACCCATGAGTGGGCTGGTCGTGACTCCGTGAGCATTGCGGAAGCCTGTGATGAGGATTTTGTGGCAATGCTGCCCGGCTATGGCACGAGGATGCTGTTGGATGAATTGACGGCGCGCGCGGGGTTCCGCCCCAAGCTGGTTTTTGAATCTATGGAGCTGACAACCCTCGCTGGCTTGGTGTCTGCAGGGCTGGGGGTGGCTGTGTTGCCACTGGGGGACCGTAACATCGTGATTCCCGGAATGGAGCTGATCCCTCTGAAGGAGAAGCGCGAACGCGAGTTGGGCATGGTGTGGCGGAGAAAAGTCTCGCCCGCGCTGGCGGCTGAGGCTTTTCGGGAATTTGTGTCTCAGCGACCGGAGATCCGCTTGCAAGAGGGCTATCCGACTTGCGGAACCAGAAGGCCTAGGCACCAATGA